A region from the Anomaloglossus baeobatrachus isolate aAnoBae1 chromosome 11, aAnoBae1.hap1, whole genome shotgun sequence genome encodes:
- the SPACA6 gene encoding sperm acrosome membrane-associated protein 6: protein MIPAEMCLEAIHYDFRQLDDMLIAFSQIHHIRSYIQTFEKEITAISENAPLSVWVDQLANKTLHFILKVKERITSNPPATCMPPCGLQKAARTFSCSRCAQEDCTFPVACPLEMLKVEELGKSIIPCEGLFEFPEFLKVIWKYARNLKMTDLGYFTDIFAGEDLFIMIEPTRMSHIGTYVCEVIDEDDDIILRRFTYLDVIRNEKYADNNLEEDFHRALESRTPDQVEEEKENETSSSRVKIDFRSPIFYVFYAFISCLILTLVFGYLWRYSISVDW, encoded by the exons CTTTTTCTCAGATTCACCACATCAGATCTTATATACAAACCTTTGAGAAAGAAATCACGGCAATCAGTGAAAATG CCCCTCTGTCAGTTTGGGTGGATCAATTGGCAAATAAAACGTTACATTTTATTCTAAAAGTGAAAGAGCGTATCACGA GTAACCCACCAGCTACATGCATGCCTCCATGTG gcctTCAAAAAGCTGCCCGCACCTTCAGCTGCAGCCGATGTGCTCAGGAGGACTGCACATTTCCGGTGGCCTGTCCCC TTGAGATGTTAAAAGTTGAAGAGCTGGGCAAGTCCATCATCCCTTGTGAAGGGTTGTTCGAATTTCCGGAATTTCTGAAGGTGATCTGGAAGTACGCTAGAAAT CTGAAGATGACTGATTTAGGCTACTTCACTGACATCTTTGCTGGAGAAGACCTCTTTATAATGATCGAGCCTACAAGGATGAGCCACATCGGGACTTATGTCTGCGAGGTCATAGATGAGGATGATGACATCATACTCCGCAGATTCACCTATCTGGATG TGATACGGAATGAAAAATATGCAGACAACAATTTAGAAGAAGATTTCCACCGAGCTCTGGAGTCAAGAACACCTGATCAggtagaggaggagaaggagaatgaAACCAGCTCCTCAAGAGTCAAAATAGACTTCCGCAGCCCCATCTTCTATGTCTTCTATGCTTTCATCTCCTGCCTGATCCTCACACTGGTGTTTGGATACTTGTGGCGTTACTCCATCAGCGTGGACTGGTGA